In Aegilops tauschii subsp. strangulata cultivar AL8/78 chromosome 3, Aet v6.0, whole genome shotgun sequence, one genomic interval encodes:
- the LOC109767517 gene encoding F-box/LRR-repeat protein 14, which produces MSSSPGRFCSKKLNCSMEDLPEALLTEILNRITTTSDLNSLSLVSKQLYRIEGNQRDAIRVGSGLCTATKALTSLCVRFPNLRKVEIDYSGWIPGHGKQLDNKGLSVFSSHCSSLIDLTLSFCSHIDDSGLGCLVNCKKLVSLRLNSTPQITSIGLFSVAVGCTSLSALHLIDCEEIDNVEWLEYLGRDGSLEELVVKNCKGINHHDFIKFGSGWMKLQKFEFERKRGRYDLLDPGNVVYDSSYDAHNMDIYDFCCESLKDLRLAHIETWPEAGLRVLLGKCKALEKLCLQYVRALNDNDIIALSRSCSNLKRISLWLNLQRYSSDVNYCETRTSFTDKSLYALALNCRMLQMIDLSFTGCDADWPSEIGFTQEGFLVLIQSCPIRVLVLNNANFFDDEGMKALSSLPHLETLELILCHAVTDAGMRFIAHTPCLSNLTLRMCHNVTDVGVAELEDAQKLESLVIESCGEVSLQAAQRVAKSVQYSSECSNALMKKIGLGGY; this is translated from the exons atgtccTCCTCTCCCGGTCGGTTCTGCTCAAAGAAG CTGAATTGTTCGATGGAGGACCTACCGGAGGCTCTGCTGACAGAGATTCTCAACAGGATCACCACGACAAGTGATCTGAATTCTCTTTCCCTTGTGTCAAAGCAGCTCTACAGGATAGAGGGGAATCAAAGGGATGCTATCCGTGTTGGTTCCGGTCTTTGCACTGCTACAAAAGCACTGACATCATTGTGCGTCCGCTTCCCAAATTTGCGGAAAGTGGAAATCGATTACTCTGGTTGGATACCTGGACATGGAAAGCAGCTGGATAACAAAGGCCTTTCTGTGTTTTCATCTCACTGTTCCTCGCTGATTGATCTCACATTAAGCTTCTGCTCACACATCGATGACTCTGGGCTTGGTTGCTTAGTGAATTGCAAGAAATTGGTGTCTCTCAGGCTGAACTCCACACCACAAATAACTTCGATTGGGCTTTTCTCGGTTGCAGTTGGTTGCACAAGTCTATCTGCTCTCCACCTTATTGATTGCGAGGAAATCGACAATGTAGAGTGGCTGGAATACCTTGGAAGGGATGGATCATTGGAAGAGCTTGTAGTGAAGAATTGCAAAGGAATCAATCATCATGACTTCATAAAGTTTGGTTCAGGATGGATGAAGCTCCAGAAGTTTGAGTTTGAGAGGAAAAGAGGTAGATATGATCTTCTTGATCCAGGTAATGTTGTCTATGACTCCTCGTATGATGCTCACAACATGGATATATATGATTTCTGCTGTGAGAGTTTGAAGGATTTAAGGTTGGCGCATATTGAAACTTGGCCAGAAGCAGGACTTCGAGTTCTCCTAGGAAAGTGTAAAGCATTGGAGAAGCTTTGCCTTCAGTATGTTCGTGCCCTAAATGATAATGACATTATTGCATTATCTCGGAGCTGCAGCAACCTTAAAAGAATCTCACTTTGGCTTAACCTGCAGCGCTACTCTAGTGATGTCAACTATTGTGAGACCAGGACATCATTTACTGATAAGAGCCTTTACGCTCTAGCCCTCAACTGTCGTATGCTTCAGATGATAGACCTCAGCTTTACAGGATGTGATGCCGACTGGCCATCAGAAATAGGATTCACACAAGAGGGTTTTCTGGTGCTCATTCAGTCCTGCCCAATTCGTGTTCTTGTGCTCAACAACGCCAACTTCTTTGATGACGAGGGGATGAAGGCCCTCTCATCCTTGCCTCATCTGGAGACACTTGAGCTTATATTGTGTCATGCGGTAACTGATGCCGGGATGCGCTTCATTGCGCACACCCCATGCTTGAGTAATCTCACACTTCGGATGTGTCATAACGTTACTGATGTTGGAGTGGCTGAACTGGAAGATGCTCAGAAGTTAGAGTCTTTGGTCATCGAGTCTTGTGGTGAGGTCTCTCTGCAAGCTGCGCAGCGTGTTGCCAAGTCAGTTCAGTACTCCAGCGAGTGTTCAAATGCCCTTATGAAGAAAATTGGTCTTGGCGGCTATTGA